Genomic window (Helianthus annuus cultivar XRQ/B chromosome 3, HanXRQr2.0-SUNRISE, whole genome shotgun sequence):
gttgttgttgcaggCCCATCATCAATGGGCTCATTATGGTAAATGTGTCACACATTCTTTAGAGAAAATATTTCAAACGAAACGACTTAGATACTCATCAACTGTAGTATATTTAACATCGGGATAAAGCTCCGAAGCCTCCACTCCGAATGATGGTTCAATCTCAAAGTTTGTTTGATCGCCCTTTACAAAGACCGTGTGCGAGATTGACATGATTAAGCTGTGTGGAAGAGGAGATTCTGCAAGATAATGAACAAATAGTTTATGTATATTCAACCTCCATAGATTAACCGAAAAGGTAGGATATTTTGTTGTTGTATTCATCCAACTTACCCTCTATGTTTTTCAATACTTGATCTTCAGATAGATAGACCTTCTCCAATGTTTTGCCAATCTTTTTCTCCCACAACGACACGAGTTCGTTGAACGAGTATATGTTACCCGGAGGGTTTATGTAGACACTTTTGTTGACGGTTCTTGGGTCATCAACGGTTTTAATGGTGTAGGTTGCAATGTCATGTTCCTCATTGAAAACAGCTACAATATAAAACATTAATTAGAAACATTCCCAAAATAAAAACGACACATGATCATAATGCTCGAATACTCAATAACtaaaggaataatggattttaataatccaaaatATTAGCCGCTGGCGGGCAACggtccaaaattcaaaaataacCAGCGGTGGTCCCACCTTTTCACATATATTGTAAACTAATGGACCTTTAATAATAGAACCTTAATTTCTTATTATCCCCTTATCTTTTTCGGTTTAGTAAaagtccattggtttacaatatatgaaaaggtgggaccaccaccggttatttttgaagttaggACCATTGAAGGCCAACTGCTAATAgttagaattattaaaatccattattccataACTAAATAAACTGCAATAGTGTTTACCTTTCGCGTTTCCATCACCTAAGCTAACGACTTTGTCCCTTGGGGGAGCGGTGACCCCAGACTGAGCCAATGTTGGAAGCAAATAACCCGCAAAACAGTTGGAACTAATATATGTATAAGGTATGTTTTCAGCCTCAATGGCTCGGCGAACCTGAGCCTTGGTTGCGAATAACGTTTTGGCAGGTTCCACGGCGTGTGAACGATCCACATCGTTTCCAAACTCGGATGGATAAAATTTCTAGATGAGCATGATAAGTTAGAACTCATAGCTACTCTTTAATTTGTTCATTGATATGGTTTATCTCTGTAACTAAATACCTTGATATTACCAGCTTCTTTTATGGCAGCAATGATTTTGACTTGATCAGCAAGTTGTGTTTGACTCACTCCTACTGCCGAGATCACCACATCTACCTGCTTTATCGCCGTGATCAGCCTCTCGTGATCATGCAAATCGCCCTAACATAATTACACCAAATATGAACAATGTTATGATATTTGTAAACTGCTAAAGAACAACAGATAGAGTAGATTGATTATTACTGACAGTGATGATATTAATGCCGGCTTTCTTAAAACAGTCGATCACTGAAGATTTGGAAGGATCGGAGAGCGTGGATTCCCTAACGAGGACGAAAGTAGGATGACCCATGTTAGCGCTAGCTTCGACTATGAATTTACCGATGTAGCCGGTTCCTCCGATGATCAGAATCTTACTCTTCTCCGCCATGTTCTATGTAGAATGATGATTTTCCGGTGATTATATAAAAAGAGTCAACGAAAGCTAATTGTCAAGTGCTATGAGAGTGTTGTAGAAGAGTAAGCTTATGAGCCTGGTCAATTTATAGCTTGTCCACTTTCTATTATAAAAACGATGTTGGTATTGGTACCGGTACTTTTTCTGTATTTGTGGTACCGAAAATCTGGTACTGATGCCGGTAATGAAACGATCAATTCGGTACAATATTTGATGTCCACTTCTCCTCGAACTTGGTATTGGTATTTTCACTATTCATACTAATACGATACGAGTATAATACCAATCTCATTCCTACTTTTGACCCTGTCAAATTTTGTAGGTGatctaaaaattataaaaattatagTCTACGCTTAATGATGCAATTTTTATGATTAAAAACAAGAGGTAATAAACCTACCATAACAATTAATAATTATTTAAATGACTTTTAGTTTTACAACAATAAAATAGATGTCAACTAACGATTATCATTTTACACTCTTGATAGGTACATTTAAccttctaattttttt
Coding sequences:
- the LOC110929528 gene encoding isoflavone reductase-like protein; translation: MAEKSKILIIGGTGYIGKFIVEASANMGHPTFVLVRESTLSDPSKSSVIDCFKKAGINIITGDLHDHERLITAIKQVDVVISAVGVSQTQLADQVKIIAAIKEAGNIKKFYPSEFGNDVDRSHAVEPAKTLFATKAQVRRAIEAENIPYTYISSNCFAGYLLPTLAQSGVTAPPRDKVVSLGDGNAKAVFNEEHDIATYTIKTVDDPRTVNKSVYINPPGNIYSFNELVSLWEKKIGKTLEKVYLSEDQVLKNIEESPLPHSLIMSISHTVFVKGDQTNFEIEPSFGVEASELYPDVKYTTVDEYLSRFV